Proteins encoded in a region of the Pseudopipra pipra isolate bDixPip1 chromosome 18, bDixPip1.hap1, whole genome shotgun sequence genome:
- the TPST2 gene encoding protein-tyrosine sulfotransferase 2, with the protein MRVTMRRVLLVLGSVAALMVTLHLGHQVLECQQVLSERRHRLMRPENEELVMMDANHVEYRYSKDMPLIFIGGVPRSGTTLMRAMLDAHPEVRCGEETRIIPRVLAMRQAWSKSGREKMRLDEAGVTDQVLDAAMQAFILEVIAKHGEPARYLCNKDPFTLKSSVYLSRLFPNSKFLLMVRDGRASVHSMITRKVTIAGFDLNSYRDCLTKWNKAIEVMYSQCLEVGRARCLPVYYEQLVLHPEQSMHNIMKFLDISWSDTVLHHEELIGKPGGVSLSKIERSTDQVIKPVNMEALSKWIGHIPGDVLQDMAHIAPMLARLGYDPYANPPNYGHPDPLVVNNTHRVLKGDYKTPANLKGHLQVTQNTSSSH; encoded by the exons atgcGGGTCACCATGCGGagggtgctgctggtgctgggctcGGTGGCTGCCTTGATGGTGACTCTGCACCTTGGCCATCAGGTTCTGGAGTGCCAGCAGGTCCTGAGCGAGAGGAGGCACAGGCTGATGAGACCCGAGAACGAGGAGCTGGTCATGATGGACGCCAACCACGTCGAGTACCGTTACAGCAAGGACATGCCCCTGATCTTCATCGGGGGGGTCCCACGCAGCGGCACCACGCTCATGAGGGCCATGCTGGACGCCCACCCCGAGGTGCGCTGCGGGGAGGAGACCCGCATCATCCCCCGCGTGCTGGCCATGCGCCAGGCCTGGTCCAAGTCCGGGCGGGAGAAGATGCGCCTGGACGAGGCGGGGGTGACGGACCAGGTCCTGGACGCCGCCATGCAGGCCTTCATCCTGGAAGTGATCGCCAAGCACGGCGAGCCCGCCAGGTACTTGTGCAACAAGGACCCCTTCACGCTCAAGTCCTCTGTCTACCTGTCCAGGCTGTTCCCCAATtccaaattcctcctgatgGTGCGGGATGGCCGGGCCTCAGTGCACTCCATGATCACACGGAAAGTGACAATCGCGGGCTTTGACCTGAACAGCTACCGGGACTGCCTGACCAAGTGGAACAAAGCCATCGAGGTGATGTACTCCCAGTGCCTGGAGGTCGGCCGGGCCCGCTGCCTGCCCGTCTACTACGAGCAGCTGGTGCTGCACCCCGAGCAGTCCATGCACAACATCATGAAGTTCCTGGACATCTCCTGGAGCGACACGGTGCTGCACCACGAGGAGCTCATTGGGAAGCCTGGTGGGGTGTCGCTTTCCAA gATAGAAAGATCCACAGACCAGGTGATCAAGCCGGTGAACATGGAGGCGTTATCTAAATGGATCGGGCACATCCCAGGGGATGTGCTGCAGGACATGGCCCACATCGCCCCGATGCTCGCCAGGCTGGGCTACGACCCCTACGCCAACCCCCCCAACTACGGCCACCCCGACCCCCTGGTTGTCAACAACACACACAGG GTTTTAAAGGGGGATTATAAAACACCGGCCAATCTGAAAGGTCACCTGCAG GTCACTCAGAACACGTCATCTTCTCACTAA